The Desulfovibrio sp. X2 genomic interval TCGAGGCCTCCAAGGGCGCGCTCCTCTTCGGCGACCTCGAGGACGCGAGCTCCGAGGTGCGCCAGGCGATCAAGGAAAACTACACCATCGTGCGCAAGCCCAGCCTGGGAACCCATCCCAGCGTCTACTACATCATTTAGGAGGGTGCCATGCTTGAGACCGCACTGAAAGGCAACTCCCGCTACTGGGGCTGGGTCACCCTCCTGCTGCTGATCATGGCAGCGGGCGGAGCGACCTGGTTCTACCAGCTCGGGCACGGCCTCATGATTACCGGCATGTCCCGCGACGTCTCCTGGGGCTTCTACATCGCCCAGCTGACCTACATGGTCGGCGTGGCGGCCGCCGCGGTGATGCTCGTGCTGCCGTACTACTTCCATCACTACAAGGCCTTCAAGAACATGATCATCCTGGCCGAGTTCCAGGCCATCGGCGCAGTCATCATCTGCCTCGGCTCGGTCGTGGTCGACCTCGGCCAGCCGCAGCGCATGATGAACATGATCCTGCACCCGACGCCGAACTCGGTCCTGTTCTGGGACATGATCGTGCTGAACGGCTACCTGTTCCTGAACCTGCTCATCGGCTGGGTCACGCTCATGCACCAGCGCAACAACATGCTCCCGCCCAAGTGGGTCAAGCCGCTGGTCTACCTGTCCATCGTCTGGGCCGTGTCCATCCACACGGTCACGGCCTTCCTGTACCAGGGTTTGCCCGGCCGCCATCTGTGGCTCTCCGCCATCATGGCCCCGCGCTTCCTGGCGAGCGCCTTCTGCGCCGGTCCCGCCATCCTGCTTCTGGTGGCCATGATCCTCGAGAAGGTGAGCAGCTTCCGCGCGGGCGAGGAGGCCAAGAAGGCCATGGCGAAGATCATCGTCTACGCCATGTGCGTGAACGTCTTCTTCTTCCTGTGCGAGGTCTTCACCGCCTTCTACTCGAACATCCCCGGCCACAAGGGCCCGCTCGAGTTCCTCTTCGGCGCGCTGCACGGCAACTACGTGGGCGTCCTGATGATCGTGGCCGTGATCCTGGCCGCCTTCTCGCTCATCTGCCTCATCCCGCCGAAGCTCCGCGACAACCAGAAGCTGCTGCCCTGGGCCCTGGTGGCCCTGGTCATCGCGACCTACATCGACAAGGGCGTTGGCCTTCTGATCGGCGGCTTCACGCCGAACGTGTACGAAGGCTTCACCTTCTACGCCCCGACCATCCCGGAGATGACCATCACCGCCGGCGTGTACGCCGCGGGCGCCCTGGCCATCACCATCCTGTACAAGGTGGCCCTGACCGTGAAGGAAGAGACCGCCTAGACGGACTCGCCTCCGGCCCGCGCGGCCGGAGGAAGGGCATCACGTGCCGTCACGAAGGCCCGCTCCCCTGGGAGCGGGCCTTCTTTTTTTGTGCACTGGGGCGGTGGCGTGGGAGGCGGGCGCTTCGAGGCCGGAGCCTCACTTCTTGAACCTGAGGGGCGAGGTCCCGTATTTGCGCCTGAACGCCGCGATGAAGGCGCTCGGGTAGGCGTACCCCAGCCGGTCCGCTATTTCCGCTATGCCTTGGCCCTCGGCCAGGAGGCTCACGGCCTTGGCGAGGAGGACGTCCTTCCTCCACGCTCCGAACGAGCTGCCGGTCTCCGCCATGAAGCGGCGGGTGAAGGTGCGCCGCGACATCCCGGCTGCACTGGCCCAGGCGTCGAGCCCCCGCCGGTCTTCCGGCTGCCGCAGCAGGCTTTCGGCGATCTCCCGCAGCCGGTCCGACATGGGGAGGGCGACCCCGAAGTTCTCCTGCTCGGCGCCCGCCAGCTCCTGCCCGATGATCTCGGCGAGCGGCCCGAGCCTGGTCGGCGGGAGCGACTCGCCGTCCTCGGGCAGGGCCTCGAGCGCCGCGAGCAGGAGCGGATCTGTGCGCAGGACCGCGATCTCCTTGGGGAGGAATGCCGCATACGCCCTCGGGACCATGACCTTCCAGCTTCCCGAAAGCCCCGGGGAGCGCATGGAATGGCTCTGATCCGGCGGAATCCAGACGAGCCGTCGCCACGGCACGATCCAGCATCCCTCGGGAGAGAGAAGATGCACCGTCCCCCTGCCCACGTAGTTCAATTGCCCGTTCGTGTGGGTGTGCATGGGCACTTCGACGCGTTCCCGGGCATCATGCGGGTACTTGGTGAAAGGCCGGTCTCTGTCCATTGTGGCCCGATCTCGATATATTTTGACCGAATGTCGATACCGCATCTGGACTAGCACCGCCTATGAGTGGCGGCAAGGCGCGCGAGCGGCGCAGCCGCTGCGGCCATGTGCGTCGCGTCGATGAATGGAGTATGTTCGGAGAAACCACGAGGAGATGCCATGGAAAGCAACAAGACCGCACTGATCGTCGGCGCGTCGCGAGGGCTGGGCATGGCCCTGGCGCAGGAGTTCCTGCTGCGCGGCTGGAGCGTGGTGGGGACCGTCCGCGAGGGGAAGAGGACCGGGCTGCACGAGCTGGCCGAGGCTTCGGACGGCAGGCTCGAGGTCGAACACCTCGACATCACGAGCCCCGCGCAGATCGAGGCCCTCAAGGCACGGCTTGAGGGCAGGCGCTTCGCCCTGCTTTTCGTGAATGCCGGGATCACGAACCCCCGCCACGAAACCATCGGCGAGGTCTCCACGGACGACTTCGTGCGCGTGATGGTCACCAACGCACTGTCCCCGCTGCGGGTGGTCGAGCGGCTCGCGGACAACGTCCTCCCCGAGGGAACCATCGGCGTGATGTCGTCCGGCCAGGGCAGCGTGGCGGACAACGAAACAGGGGGATTCGAGGTCTACAGGGCCAGCAAGGCGGCGCTCAACACGTTGATGCGGAGCTACGCGGCCCGCGGCGGCGCAAAGCGCACGCTGCTGCTCATGGCGCCCGGCTGGGTGAAGACCGACATGGGCGGGCCCGAGGCGCGGTTCACCATCGAGGAAGTCATCCCGAGGATCGCGGAGACCATCATCGCCCAGGAGGGCAAGCGGGGGCTGCAGTACCTGGATCGCTTCGGAAAGGCAGTCAGGTGGTAGCGCCCGGCAGCGCGCCTCAGACGAGCTTCTTGGCCACCAGGTAGTTGATGAACTTGGTGGCTTCCTCGAAGTTCGGATTGATGGTCAGGGCCTGCTCCAGGGCCGTCTTGGCGCCCAGGGCGTCGCCCTGCTCGAAGAGGGCGCGGGCCTTGTTGTAGAGGATGTTCTCGTCGCTCGGGGAGAGCTCCACGGCGCGCGTGTAGTACTCCACGGACTCGCTGTACATCTTGTTCTTGCGCAGGTTGATGCCGAACTCGTTGAAGAGGTGCTTGTGCTCGGAGCCGAAGGCGGCGTCGAGCTTGACCAGGCGGTGCAGGATGTCCTCGGCCTTGGCCGTGTCGCCGCGCTGCATGTAGCACAGGCCGATGCCGAAGGTGGCGCGCACGTTGTCCTCGTCCACCTTGAGCGCGTTGCCGTACTCCATCTCGGCGGAGAAGGTCTCCCCGCGCTGGCGGTGGCGGTCCGCGCGGGCGAGGGTCTTCTGCAGCTCCCTGATCTTGGGAAAGACCTGCTGCTGGTAGTACTCCGGCTCGGGCGCGTACTGCTCGAGGAGATCTTCCTTGGTGATCGTCTCCTTGGTCCCGGTGGGCACGTTGTTGTTGCCCAGGGGCTGGATCTCGATCTCGCCGGCGTCGTTCTCCTCGGCGTAGAAATAGCCCTGCTGCACGGTCTTGCGCTGGGTCACGCCCGTGCCCACCTTGTAGACCTTCTGCGCGGAGAAGACCCCGCGGATCCTGTCGTCCTTCAGGGTGGTGATCGTGGTTTTTTCGTCTGCCATGAGGTCCGCCGTGTTGCTGCTTCCGCCGAGGCGTTGCCGTGCGGGCCACCGTAAGAAATCACGTCGGGTTTCGCAACAGGCAAGGCGTTGTTCCTCCCCGGCGAGGGACTCCCGTCCGGGCTCCCGCGCCCGCCCGCCGCCCTGCCGATCCCGCGGCCGGGCTTGACCGCGCGGCCGGGACGGTCCATCGTCCTGCCTCGGTCCGAGCCCGAGACCGAAAATGCCGACGAAGCGCCCGGGCCGGGGCGGAAAGGAGCTGCATGGCGACGGCGGAGCACACGAAAGAATTGCGGAGCGGGGAAGGGGAGCCGCACGGCCTTCGCGCGGCCCTGCGCCTCGTGGTCCTGCTCCTCGCCCTCGCGGCCCTGCCGGGACAGGCCTGCGCTGCCGGGAACGCCGGAGATGCCGGGAAGGCCGGGAACGGGCGCGCCCCGGTGCACGCCGCGCGCATCCTGCAGACCCGCCCCCACGACGACACGGCCTTCACCGAAGGGCTTTTCTTCGCCAACGGAACGCTCATCGAGAGCACGGGCCGCTACGGATTCTCGGAGTTGCGCCGCGTGGACCCGGCCACGGGCCGGGTGCTCTCGCGCGCCGTCCTGCCGCGCGACCTCTTCGGCGAGGGCGCGGCACCCCTGCCGGACGGCCGCATCGTGCAGCTCACCTGGAAGGCCCGGCGCGCCCTGGTGCGCGATCAGAAGAGCTTCGCCGTGGAGCGCGAGTTCTCCTACCGGGGCGAGGGCTGGGGGCTGACCACGGACGGCCGCCGCCTGATCATGTCCAACGGCTCGGCCCGCCTGACCTTCCGCGACCCCGCGACCTTCGCCCCGCTCGGCGACGTGCTGGTCACGGACGGCGGGGAGCCCGTGCAGGGGCTGAACGAGCTCGAGTACGTGCGCGGGCTCGTGCTGGCCAACGTCTGGCTGACCGCGGACGTGGTCGCGGTGGACCCGGCCACGGGCCGCGTGCGCTGGCGCCTGGACCTCTCCGAGGCCTGGCGGCGAAGCGGCCTTGCGGGCAGCGCCGACGCGCCGGAGCAGCGTTTCGTGCCCAACGGCCTGGCCTACGACGCGGGCGACGGCGCGCTCTGGGTCACGGGCAAGTGCTGGCCCGTCATCTTCCGCGTCGCCCTGCCGGACGACTTCCCCCGCCCCTAGGCGGCCTTCGGCTCCCCCCACGGCCGAACCCTTCGACAGGCGCCGCGATTTCCGCTACCACTCGACGAGCCGGGCGGACGAAGCGGGACGGGTGAGGCCGGACCGGTGAGGCTGCACGGCGCGCTCTGCGACACGATTCGAGGACGCGGGAAGGACAATGGGCAACTCCGAGCAGAACGTCGGGCCGAACCCCGGGCCGAACGGCGGCCAGGCTCCCGGCCAGGCCGAGGGACCGTCCTCCGGCTCCGCCGCAAGCGCCGCCGTGGACCAGGCTGCCGAGCAGGACGCCCAGTCCCGCGGGCCCAAGGTGCTCAAGGTCGAGGCCGAGAGCGTGCCCGAGCCGGGCAACGCCATGCCGGACCTGGACATCCTGGAGATGCCCGTGGAGGGCGTGGCCGCCTTCTGGCTCTCGCTGAAAAAGCTCTGCGACATGCGCCGGGGCAAGAAGGTCATGTCCGAGGAGGCCGAGTACACGGCCGAGCCCTTCATCCGCCACCTCCTCGAGATAGGCCTCGATCCCTGGCCTGAGCAGGCCGTGCGCGGCGCTGCCGAGGCCAAGGCCCGCACCATCCGCGAAGGATACCGGGGCAAGCTCGGGCTCATGCGCGTCGCGCTGCGCGCCCTGGATTCCAAGGAGAACCCGCGCATGGCCCTCGTGCGCATGCAGGCCCTCTTCCCGAGCGTGTCCGTGGACGAGGAGCGCGCCCTGCGTCTGGCCCAGGGGCTGGCCCGCGGCCTGGCCGAGGGCAAGGCCGACAGGTCCACCCTGCTCTCCGTGACCACCCGCCAGAGCCCGGACCGGCTGATGGTCAAGCTGCTCTTCTACCTCATGCACGGCCGCAAGAACGGCCTGGAATCCCTGCGCGAGTTCCTGCCGCACTGCGGCTCGCGCGCCTTCCGCGAGGGGCTGACCCAGCTCCTCGACGGGTTCGAGGCGGGCTTCGTCCTCGAGACGGCGGAGCGCTCCCACACCGCCCTGCTCGTGGAGGCCAAGCGCAAGATGGCCATGTCGCTCGAGATGTTCCTCGGCATCCGAGGCCGCCTGACCTACGACCAGCTCTACACCCTGGCCAAGTCCTACATCCCCTGATCCCCTGATTTCCCGATCTTCGGGACCGCCGCCGACCAGCCGCCTCTTCCCTGCGTCCCCTATCCGGGCAGGCGTCCTCGTTTCCGCCGCTTCGGCGGGTTGGTTCCCCCCTTTCGATAGTTCTTTTAATCACAAAGTTCTGAAGGTGAAGGGCCCAAAGTGTTACCTCTTGACCCATATCCTGGCGGCCAGTAACACAGCCGCCACATTCTGCCCCAACCCTCAGGGAGAGTTGATGTGATTTCTCTCACAAAGTCTCTCAACGCGAAGATCGTCCTGCTCGTCTCCGCCACGGCCCTGCTGGTCTTCGCCAGCATCACCCTGCTCAACGCGGCCTCCCAGAGGCGCGCCATGCTCGAGCAGATGCGCGCGTCGGCGGCGCGCACCGCGGAGCTCATCAGCCAGGCCATCGAGAAGCCCATGGTCGTGGGCGACGACGCGGGCACCCGCGAGGAGTTCGCGGCCATGCGCGAGCGCTACAAGGACGTCTCGGTCTACCTGACCAACTTCCGCGGCAACGTGACCTACTCCACCCGGCCCGAGGCCGAGCGACGGGACTTCGCCACGCTGCACTCCGAGCCCGGGCTCGTCGCCCTCGCGGCCCGGGGCCTGGCCGAGAAGACCGAGGACGGCAGCCTCTTCACCGTGGACGGCCGCTCCCTGTTCGTCGAGGTCATGAGCGTGCCCAACGACAAGCGCTGCCACCACTGCCACGGCTCGCACCAGCCCATCCTGGGCGAGATGGCCGTGCTGCAGGACGTGACCCCCATCGTGGCCGGGGTGCGCGCCGAGACGAGCCAGTCCGTCCTCGTCTCCGCCCTCGGCCTCGTCGCGCTCCTCGCGAGCGTCATCTTCTTCGTGCGCCGCTCCGTGGTCCGCCGCATCTCCGTGCTCACCGCGGCCAGCGACCGCGTCAGCCAGGGCGACTACTCCGTGGACTTCGCCGTGCCGGGCGCCGACGAGCTCTTCCGCCTCTCCAAGAACCTCGGCGGCATGGTCGGCGACCTGAAGAACAGGCTCGGCTTCGCCCAGGGCATCCTGCAGGGCATGACCACCCCCTGCCTGGTCGTGGACAACGAGCTGCGCCTGACCTTCGTCAACCGTCCCCTCCTCGAGCTCTTCGCGGACCGCGTGACGCCCGAGCAGTGGCTCGGCAAGAATCTCACGGAGTTTCTCCAGGGCCTGCGCACAGAAGAAGACAGCATCACCCGGCGCTGCCTCGAGGAACGCCGCTCCATCGTCGGCGTGGAGCGGACCATGCGCTCGCGCAGCGGCGCCCCCGTGCAC includes:
- a CDS encoding AraC family transcriptional regulator: MHTHTNGQLNYVGRGTVHLLSPEGCWIVPWRRLVWIPPDQSHSMRSPGLSGSWKVMVPRAYAAFLPKEIAVLRTDPLLLAALEALPEDGESLPPTRLGPLAEIIGQELAGAEQENFGVALPMSDRLREIAESLLRQPEDRRGLDAWASAAGMSRRTFTRRFMAETGSSFGAWRKDVLLAKAVSLLAEGQGIAEIADRLGYAYPSAFIAAFRRKYGTSPLRFKK
- a CDS encoding lipopolysaccharide assembly protein LapB, translating into MADEKTTITTLKDDRIRGVFSAQKVYKVGTGVTQRKTVQQGYFYAEENDAGEIEIQPLGNNNVPTGTKETITKEDLLEQYAPEPEYYQQQVFPKIRELQKTLARADRHRQRGETFSAEMEYGNALKVDEDNVRATFGIGLCYMQRGDTAKAEDILHRLVKLDAAFGSEHKHLFNEFGINLRKNKMYSESVEYYTRAVELSPSDENILYNKARALFEQGDALGAKTALEQALTINPNFEEATKFINYLVAKKLV
- a CDS encoding methyl-accepting chemotaxis protein; its protein translation is MISLTKSLNAKIVLLVSATALLVFASITLLNAASQRRAMLEQMRASAARTAELISQAIEKPMVVGDDAGTREEFAAMRERYKDVSVYLTNFRGNVTYSTRPEAERRDFATLHSEPGLVALAARGLAEKTEDGSLFTVDGRSLFVEVMSVPNDKRCHHCHGSHQPILGEMAVLQDVTPIVAGVRAETSQSVLVSALGLVALLASVIFFVRRSVVRRISVLTAASDRVSQGDYSVDFAVPGADELFRLSKNLGGMVGDLKNRLGFAQGILQGMTTPCLVVDNELRLTFVNRPLLELFADRVTPEQWLGKNLTEFLQGLRTEEDSITRRCLEERRSIVGVERTMRSRSGAPVHVRIDTAPLFDLDGELIGAFTMFADLTAIKADQERIASQHATIAGVAVKAEAIAGDLAESSSRLQEKVHDAAQGTDRQMGRIAGTATAMEEMNATVLEVARNASRAAERAGETRSRAQGGAGVVEEAVAAILRVQHEAALMRDKMHHLGQEAEGVGRIMQVIEDIADQTNLLALNAAIEAARAGDAGRGFAVVADEVRKLAERTMGATKEVAHAVETIQRGVAENIAASDAASAAVDKSADLAGRSGSALREIVGLAEGTADEVRAIATASEQQSATSEEINTSTDEINTIARHSAAVMQEAAEGVRHVARLAVDLRELIGTMK
- the dsrP gene encoding sulfate reduction electron transfer complex DsrMKJOP subunit DsrP produces the protein MLETALKGNSRYWGWVTLLLLIMAAGGATWFYQLGHGLMITGMSRDVSWGFYIAQLTYMVGVAAAAVMLVLPYYFHHYKAFKNMIILAEFQAIGAVIICLGSVVVDLGQPQRMMNMILHPTPNSVLFWDMIVLNGYLFLNLLIGWVTLMHQRNNMLPPKWVKPLVYLSIVWAVSIHTVTAFLYQGLPGRHLWLSAIMAPRFLASAFCAGPAILLLVAMILEKVSSFRAGEEAKKAMAKIIVYAMCVNVFFFLCEVFTAFYSNIPGHKGPLEFLFGALHGNYVGVLMIVAVILAAFSLICLIPPKLRDNQKLLPWALVALVIATYIDKGVGLLIGGFTPNVYEGFTFYAPTIPEMTITAGVYAAGALAITILYKVALTVKEETA
- a CDS encoding glutaminyl-peptide cyclotransferase, with protein sequence MATAEHTKELRSGEGEPHGLRAALRLVVLLLALAALPGQACAAGNAGDAGKAGNGRAPVHAARILQTRPHDDTAFTEGLFFANGTLIESTGRYGFSELRRVDPATGRVLSRAVLPRDLFGEGAAPLPDGRIVQLTWKARRALVRDQKSFAVEREFSYRGEGWGLTTDGRRLIMSNGSARLTFRDPATFAPLGDVLVTDGGEPVQGLNELEYVRGLVLANVWLTADVVAVDPATGRVRWRLDLSEAWRRSGLAGSADAPEQRFVPNGLAYDAGDGALWVTGKCWPVIFRVALPDDFPRP
- a CDS encoding SDR family NAD(P)-dependent oxidoreductase; its protein translation is MESNKTALIVGASRGLGMALAQEFLLRGWSVVGTVREGKRTGLHELAEASDGRLEVEHLDITSPAQIEALKARLEGRRFALLFVNAGITNPRHETIGEVSTDDFVRVMVTNALSPLRVVERLADNVLPEGTIGVMSSGQGSVADNETGGFEVYRASKAALNTLMRSYAARGGAKRTLLLMAPGWVKTDMGGPEARFTIEEVIPRIAETIIAQEGKRGLQYLDRFGKAVRW